The Urbifossiella limnaea genome has a window encoding:
- a CDS encoding transketolase family protein: MRENCLKTVYELAKTDERIVFVGSDLGVGVLAEFKRDMPDRFFMEGVAEQNLVGVAAGLAMEGHVVYLNTIATFLSRRCYEQVAVDLCLHNVNVRLIANGGGVVYAPLGPTHLATEDIAIMRALPNMAVVAPADAKEMIRFMHASVDHAGPIYIRVAKGHDPIVTTQTGPFVIGKAVPMRTGGEVLLVTTGVGLQVCLAAADQLAAGGVKAAVLHFPTIKPFDTEALHAHAEGAAAIVAVEEHTIIGGLGGACAEYLAETDLLASRKFKRVGIPDVFPSVYGDQNGMMRKYGISAEAVAATATTLLSARPKPVRIAA, encoded by the coding sequence ATGCGCGAGAACTGCCTGAAAACGGTCTACGAGCTGGCGAAGACCGACGAGCGGATCGTGTTCGTCGGCTCCGACCTGGGCGTCGGCGTGCTGGCCGAGTTCAAGCGCGACATGCCGGACCGCTTCTTCATGGAAGGGGTCGCCGAGCAGAACCTCGTCGGCGTCGCTGCCGGGCTGGCGATGGAGGGGCACGTCGTGTACCTGAACACGATCGCCACGTTCCTCAGCCGCCGCTGCTACGAGCAGGTGGCGGTGGACCTGTGCCTGCACAACGTCAACGTGCGGCTCATCGCCAACGGGGGCGGCGTGGTGTACGCGCCGCTCGGCCCGACGCACCTGGCGACCGAAGACATCGCCATCATGCGGGCGCTGCCGAACATGGCGGTCGTGGCCCCGGCCGACGCGAAGGAGATGATCCGGTTCATGCACGCGAGCGTGGACCACGCCGGCCCGATCTACATCCGCGTGGCGAAGGGGCACGACCCGATCGTCACCACGCAGACCGGCCCGTTCGTAATCGGCAAGGCCGTGCCGATGCGCACCGGCGGCGAGGTGCTGCTCGTGACCACCGGCGTCGGCCTGCAGGTGTGCCTGGCCGCGGCCGACCAGCTCGCCGCCGGCGGCGTGAAGGCCGCGGTGCTTCACTTCCCGACGATCAAGCCGTTCGACACCGAGGCGCTGCACGCCCACGCCGAGGGCGCGGCCGCGATCGTGGCCGTCGAGGAACACACGATCATCGGCGGGCTCGGCGGCGCGTGCGCCGAGTACCTCGCGGAGACGGACCTGCTGGCGTCGCGGAAGTTCAAGCGCGTCGGCATCCCGGACGTGTTCCCGAGCGTGTACGGCGACCAGAACGGCATGATGCGGAAGTACGGCATCTCGGCCGAGGCCGTGGCCGCGACCGCGACGACGCTTCTGTCCGCGCGGCCGAAGCCCGTCCGCATTGCGGCGTAA
- a CDS encoding SDR family oxidoreductase yields the protein MSDAAWLVVGADGGIGRPLLARLRADGRAAVGTTRRGIGDGLQLDLSADPDSWQIPVHVAVAYLCAAVTSIDACRRDPAGTRGVNVDQTLALAARLRERGAHVVFLSTNQVFDGTVPFRCEADTVCPLTEYGRQKSDAETALLATGAATVVRFTKVVPPDWSLIHKWRDALSRGEPVEAFGDMVLSPVPLGIAVEALARVGEKRPGGVIHVSGTEDCTYAELARRLAVVMGADQALVRAVSCRDRGIPAEAAPAHTALATARLSRELGLAAPTATDLFR from the coding sequence ATGTCTGACGCGGCGTGGCTCGTGGTCGGGGCGGACGGCGGCATCGGCCGCCCGCTCCTCGCCCGCCTCCGGGCCGACGGCCGCGCCGCCGTCGGCACCACCCGGCGGGGCATCGGTGACGGCCTTCAACTCGATCTCTCCGCCGATCCAGACTCCTGGCAGATTCCCGTGCACGTCGCGGTCGCCTACCTCTGCGCCGCGGTCACCTCGATCGACGCCTGCCGCCGCGACCCGGCCGGCACCCGTGGCGTGAATGTCGATCAGACGCTGGCACTCGCCGCACGACTGCGCGAGCGTGGGGCGCACGTCGTCTTCCTGTCCACGAATCAGGTGTTCGATGGCACCGTACCGTTCCGTTGCGAAGCGGATACGGTCTGCCCCCTGACGGAGTACGGTCGGCAGAAGTCTGATGCCGAGACCGCGCTGCTCGCCACCGGCGCGGCAACGGTCGTGCGCTTCACGAAGGTCGTGCCGCCGGACTGGTCGCTCATCCACAAGTGGCGTGACGCACTCTCGCGCGGCGAGCCGGTGGAGGCGTTCGGTGACATGGTGTTGTCACCGGTGCCGCTCGGCATCGCGGTCGAGGCCCTGGCGCGGGTTGGGGAGAAGCGGCCGGGCGGCGTGATTCACGTCTCGGGGACCGAGGACTGCACCTACGCCGAGCTGGCCCGCCGGCTGGCTGTGGTGATGGGTGCTGACCAGGCCCTGGTGCGGGCGGTGTCGTGCCGCGATCGCGGCATTCCCGCGGAGGCGGCGCCGGCGCACACGGCGCTGGCGACGGCGCGGCTGAGCCGCGAGTTGGGGCTCGCGGCGCCGACGGCGACAGACTTGTTCCGATAG
- a CDS encoding glycosyltransferase family 2 protein, which yields MPTADLSVVVANYNHAAKLPRALDAILSQSVRPREVLVIDDASDRDDSRAVIEDYARRDPVVKPVWHARNQGVCATYNEGLAAAAGEYVVLAAADDYVLPGFFEKLLTQLDRHPDCGIACAHGAYRVGDGPVGVVLHAWPERAGFYTRDEVCAAVRRGIPGHANVCRRKRLVEVGGLRPELAWYSDWLAWLLIAFRGGCCYVPETLSVTILQPESYSGAGFRDRTRNVAALAALLDCLTSPETADVAPYFSRNGSIAFLGTDLIRAAAERPDCWSKPVLGLLNGFTRDDYRGLLDDPDPAVRELAAFFLGPFWQDAEREKAGRDAELVHLKNLLARAESEALPPGIGGKLRWLAGRAARRVAG from the coding sequence ATGCCGACCGCCGACCTGAGCGTCGTCGTCGCCAACTACAACCACGCGGCGAAACTCCCGCGGGCGCTGGACGCGATCCTGTCGCAGTCCGTGCGTCCGCGGGAGGTTCTCGTCATCGACGACGCCTCCGACCGCGACGACAGCCGGGCGGTAATCGAGGACTACGCCCGCCGCGATCCCGTGGTGAAGCCCGTTTGGCACGCACGCAACCAGGGCGTGTGCGCGACGTACAACGAGGGGCTGGCCGCGGCCGCTGGCGAGTACGTGGTGCTGGCCGCGGCCGACGACTACGTCCTCCCGGGCTTCTTCGAGAAGTTGCTGACGCAGCTCGACCGGCACCCCGACTGCGGCATCGCCTGCGCCCACGGGGCGTACCGCGTCGGCGACGGCCCGGTCGGCGTGGTGTTGCACGCCTGGCCGGAGCGGGCGGGGTTCTACACGCGGGACGAGGTGTGCGCCGCCGTCCGCCGCGGGATTCCGGGGCACGCCAACGTCTGCCGCCGCAAGCGGCTCGTGGAAGTCGGCGGCCTCCGTCCCGAACTCGCGTGGTACTCCGACTGGCTGGCGTGGCTGCTGATCGCCTTCCGCGGCGGTTGCTGCTACGTCCCCGAAACGCTGTCGGTGACGATCCTGCAACCGGAGTCGTACTCCGGCGCCGGCTTCCGCGACCGCACCCGCAACGTCGCGGCGCTGGCCGCGCTGCTGGACTGCCTCACGTCGCCCGAAACCGCCGACGTGGCGCCGTACTTCAGCCGCAACGGCAGCATCGCGTTCCTGGGAACCGACCTGATCCGCGCCGCGGCGGAGCGCCCGGACTGCTGGTCGAAGCCGGTCCTCGGCCTGCTTAACGGCTTCACCCGCGACGACTACCGCGGCCTGCTCGACGACCCGGACCCGGCCGTGCGCGAGTTGGCGGCGTTCTTCCTCGGCCCGTTCTGGCAGGACGCCGAGCGCGAGAAGGCCGGGCGCGACGCAGAGTTGGTTCACCTGAAGAACCTGCTGGCGCGGGCCGAGTCGGAGGCGCTGCCGCCGGGGATCGGCGGGAAGCTGCGTTGGCTCGCCGGTCGCGCTGCGCGGCGGGTGGCCGGGTAG
- a CDS encoding transketolase, producing MTTTRLDERSKDLRRVIVRTLQKARRGHVGAAFSLIEIFRVLYDDVLRFNPQDPKWKGRDRCILSKGHGCLALYALLADKGYFPPAELDKFCAADGILGGHPDAGKVPGVEASTGALGHGLPIGVGIALSQRIAKRDSRVFVVLGDGECNEGSVWEAAMCAGKHGLSSLTAIVDYNKHQSYASTKEVQDLEPFADKWRSFGFAVREVDGHDVAALRATFTALPFAADKPSAIIAHTVKGKGAHFAENNMKWHHKNKVTDQEVEALLAAIGEA from the coding sequence ATGACCACCACCCGCCTCGACGAGCGGTCGAAAGACCTCCGCCGGGTCATCGTCCGCACGCTCCAGAAGGCCCGCCGCGGCCACGTCGGGGCGGCGTTCTCGCTCATCGAAATCTTCCGCGTCCTGTACGACGACGTGCTCCGGTTCAACCCCCAAGACCCGAAGTGGAAGGGCCGCGACCGCTGCATCCTCAGCAAGGGGCACGGCTGCCTGGCGCTCTACGCCCTCCTCGCCGACAAGGGCTACTTCCCGCCCGCCGAGCTCGACAAGTTCTGCGCCGCCGACGGCATCCTCGGCGGCCACCCGGACGCGGGCAAGGTGCCCGGCGTCGAAGCCAGCACCGGCGCCCTCGGCCACGGCCTCCCCATCGGCGTCGGCATCGCCCTCAGCCAGCGCATCGCCAAGCGGGATAGCCGCGTGTTCGTGGTGCTCGGCGACGGCGAGTGCAACGAGGGCTCGGTGTGGGAGGCGGCCATGTGCGCCGGCAAGCACGGACTGTCGAGCCTCACGGCGATCGTGGATTACAACAAGCACCAGAGCTACGCCAGCACCAAGGAAGTGCAGGACCTGGAGCCGTTCGCCGACAAGTGGCGGAGCTTCGGGTTCGCCGTCCGCGAGGTGGATGGGCACGACGTGGCTGCCCTGCGGGCGACATTCACGGCGCTGCCGTTCGCGGCCGACAAGCCGAGTGCAATCATCGCCCACACGGTGAAGGGTAAGGGTGCGCACTTCGCCGAGAACAACATGAAGTGGCACCACAAGAACAAGGTCACCGACCAGGAAGTCGAAGCGCTCCTGGCCGCCATCGGGGAGGCGTGA
- a CDS encoding PfkB family carbohydrate kinase, translated as MPHPKITGLDELATVVERARAGGRRVVHCHGVFDVLHIGHVRHFEEAKKLGDILVVTLTPDRFVNKGVGRPAFTESLRAEFLASLACIDYVAVNKWPTAVDTIRLIRPDVFAKGSEFKNLQDTIGHVSQEAEAVRAVGGEVAFTEDVVFSSSGLINQYMNQYPDHVREYLAEFAGRWPAETVLAPLKAAAGLKVLVVGETIIDEYAYCEAIGKSGKEPVLATRYMSTDKFGGGVLACANHASSFADKVDVFTMLGEGMDEEPFVRSVLKSNVTPYFVEKKDSPTIVKKRFVEKYLSQKMFEVYKINDDALDERADADLCDRLRALLPNYDVVIVADYGHGMLTRNAIGVLSRHARFLAVNTQSNAGNHGFNMISKYPRADYVCLAQREVALETRTLHLTPDEMVRHVSDRLHCPKVMMTRGSNGTLYYTAPGGYHRAPAFATKVVDRVGAGDAVLCVTSLAVAAGVPADVVPLLGNVVGAEAVQILGNQRSIERIPLYRHIECLLKVHQTTKPQPAPQQFKLAG; from the coding sequence ATGCCGCACCCGAAGATTACCGGCCTCGACGAACTCGCCACGGTCGTCGAGCGGGCCAGGGCCGGCGGCCGCCGGGTGGTCCACTGCCACGGCGTGTTCGACGTGCTGCACATCGGCCACGTCCGCCACTTCGAGGAAGCCAAGAAACTCGGCGACATCCTGGTGGTGACGCTCACCCCCGACCGGTTCGTGAACAAGGGCGTCGGCCGGCCGGCGTTCACCGAGTCGCTGCGGGCCGAGTTCCTGGCGTCGCTGGCGTGCATCGACTACGTCGCCGTCAACAAGTGGCCGACGGCCGTGGACACGATCCGGCTGATCCGGCCCGACGTCTTCGCCAAGGGGAGCGAGTTCAAGAACCTGCAAGACACCATCGGCCACGTCAGCCAGGAGGCCGAGGCGGTGCGCGCGGTCGGCGGCGAGGTGGCGTTCACGGAAGACGTGGTGTTCAGCTCGTCGGGCCTCATCAACCAGTACATGAACCAGTACCCGGACCACGTCCGCGAGTACCTCGCCGAGTTCGCCGGGCGGTGGCCCGCCGAGACCGTGCTGGCGCCGCTGAAGGCCGCCGCCGGGCTGAAGGTGCTGGTCGTCGGCGAGACGATCATCGACGAGTACGCCTACTGCGAGGCGATCGGCAAGAGCGGCAAGGAGCCGGTGCTGGCGACGCGGTACATGAGCACCGACAAGTTCGGCGGCGGGGTGCTGGCGTGCGCCAACCACGCGTCCAGCTTCGCCGACAAGGTGGACGTGTTCACCATGCTCGGCGAGGGGATGGACGAGGAGCCGTTCGTCCGCTCCGTGCTGAAGTCGAACGTGACGCCGTACTTCGTCGAGAAGAAGGACTCGCCGACCATCGTGAAGAAGCGGTTCGTCGAGAAGTACCTGTCGCAGAAGATGTTCGAGGTCTACAAGATCAACGACGACGCGCTCGACGAGCGCGCCGACGCCGACCTGTGCGACCGGCTGCGGGCGCTTCTTCCCAACTACGACGTGGTGATCGTGGCCGACTACGGCCACGGGATGCTGACGCGGAACGCCATCGGCGTGCTGTCGCGGCACGCCCGGTTCCTGGCGGTGAACACGCAGTCGAACGCCGGCAACCACGGCTTCAACATGATCTCCAAGTACCCGCGGGCGGACTACGTCTGCCTCGCCCAGCGGGAGGTGGCGCTGGAGACGCGGACGCTGCACCTGACGCCGGACGAGATGGTGCGGCACGTGAGCGACCGGCTCCACTGCCCGAAGGTGATGATGACCCGCGGCAGCAACGGCACCCTCTACTACACCGCCCCCGGCGGCTACCACCGCGCCCCGGCGTTCGCCACGAAGGTGGTGGACCGCGTCGGCGCCGGCGACGCGGTGCTGTGCGTCACGTCGCTGGCAGTAGCCGCGGGCGTGCCGGCCGACGTGGTGCCGCTCCTGGGCAACGTGGTGGGCGCCGAGGCCGTGCAGATTCTCGGCAACCAGCGGTCGATCGAGCGGATCCCGCTGTACCGCCACATCGAGTGCCTGTTGAAGGTTCACCAGACGACCAAGCCGCAGCCCGCGCCGCAGCAGTTCAAGCTGGCCGGCTGA
- a CDS encoding NAD-dependent epimerase/dehydratase family protein: MSESAKHTVLVTGGAGYVGSVLVPKLLAEGHTVRVLDTYWFGDDVLSSVAGHPRLTEIKGDMRDRETLERGIKGATAVIHLACISNDPSFEMDPTLGKSINYDAFFPLVQLSKQHGVKRFVYASSSSVYGIKDEEKVTEELPLKPLTDYSKYKAMCEDVLEAARAPGFTCLTLRPATVCGYSPRLRLDLSVNILTNLAVNKREITVFGGSQYRPNLHIQDMTDLYCQVLKMPAEKIDGKIFNAGWQNMSIADIAEAVKAEVGPDVKIVTSKTDDLRSYRVSSEKIKRELGWEPRYTVPDAVRELVAAFKAGKIPDSLSAARYSNIKTMNAWMAAQKKAA, from the coding sequence ATGAGCGAGTCCGCGAAGCACACGGTTCTGGTCACCGGCGGGGCCGGGTACGTCGGGTCGGTGCTGGTCCCGAAGCTGCTGGCCGAGGGGCACACCGTCCGCGTGCTGGACACCTACTGGTTCGGCGACGACGTGCTCTCGTCCGTTGCGGGCCACCCGCGGCTGACCGAGATCAAGGGCGACATGCGCGACCGCGAGACGCTCGAGCGCGGCATCAAGGGCGCCACCGCGGTGATCCACCTCGCGTGCATCTCGAACGACCCGAGCTTCGAGATGGACCCGACGCTCGGCAAGTCGATCAACTACGACGCCTTCTTCCCGCTCGTGCAGCTGTCGAAGCAGCACGGGGTGAAGCGGTTCGTGTACGCCTCGTCGTCGAGCGTGTACGGGATCAAGGACGAGGAGAAGGTGACCGAGGAGCTGCCGCTGAAGCCGCTCACGGATTACTCGAAGTACAAGGCCATGTGCGAGGACGTGCTGGAGGCGGCGCGGGCGCCGGGCTTCACCTGCCTCACGCTCCGCCCGGCCACCGTGTGCGGCTACTCCCCGCGGCTGCGGCTCGACCTGTCGGTGAACATCCTCACCAACCTGGCCGTGAACAAGCGCGAGATCACCGTGTTCGGCGGCAGCCAGTACCGGCCGAACCTCCACATCCAGGACATGACCGACCTGTACTGCCAGGTGCTGAAGATGCCCGCCGAGAAAATCGACGGCAAGATCTTCAACGCCGGCTGGCAGAACATGAGCATCGCCGACATCGCCGAGGCGGTGAAGGCGGAGGTCGGCCCGGACGTGAAGATCGTCACGTCAAAGACGGACGACCTCCGGAGCTACCGGGTGTCGAGCGAGAAGATCAAGCGCGAGCTGGGCTGGGAGCCGCGGTACACCGTGCCGGACGCGGTACGCGAGCTAGTGGCGGCGTTCAAGGCCGGGAAGATTCCCGACTCGCTGAGCGCCGCACGGTACTCGAACATCAAGACGATGAACGCCTGGATGGCGGCGCAGAAGAAGGCCGCCTGA
- a CDS encoding class I SAM-dependent methyltransferase yields the protein MGRLLNIVNQLHRRTARDYVGRMADDKVHCSVVARRFDRDYWDGDRRYGYGGYKYDGRWAVVARQLIDTYKLKPGAKVLDIGCGRGFLLHEFTQLLPGCTVAGFDVSDYALDTAKPEVKPFLFKHRAQDALPFQDGEFDLVISLNALHNLPPQEVVTALKEMERVSTYKYLVVETFKDAEELFNLQCWALTCETFLRPESWAWLYGLAGYTGDYEYIAFEPPAAAAAA from the coding sequence ATGGGTCGCCTGCTCAACATCGTGAACCAGCTCCACCGCCGCACCGCCCGCGACTACGTCGGGCGGATGGCGGACGACAAGGTCCACTGCTCGGTCGTCGCCCGCCGCTTCGACCGCGACTACTGGGACGGCGACCGCCGCTACGGCTACGGCGGCTACAAGTACGACGGCCGCTGGGCCGTGGTGGCGCGCCAACTCATCGACACCTACAAGCTCAAGCCCGGCGCGAAGGTGCTGGACATCGGCTGCGGCCGCGGCTTCCTGCTGCACGAGTTCACGCAACTCCTCCCCGGCTGCACCGTCGCCGGCTTCGACGTGTCCGACTACGCTCTCGACACCGCGAAGCCCGAGGTGAAGCCGTTCCTGTTCAAGCACCGCGCCCAGGACGCGCTGCCGTTCCAGGACGGCGAGTTCGACCTGGTGATCTCGCTGAACGCGCTGCATAACCTGCCGCCGCAGGAAGTCGTGACGGCGCTGAAGGAGATGGAGCGCGTCAGCACGTACAAGTACCTCGTCGTCGAGACGTTCAAGGACGCCGAGGAGCTGTTCAACCTGCAGTGCTGGGCGCTGACCTGCGAGACGTTCCTGCGGCCCGAGTCGTGGGCGTGGCTGTACGGCCTCGCGGGCTACACCGGCGACTACGAGTACATCGCGTTCGAGCCCCCCGCCGCGGCCGCAGCCGCCTGA
- a CDS encoding class I SAM-dependent methyltransferase, with protein sequence MGTGNGTALKSRETQYQFEVDLALRDGFSRFGIMSNQTWKDDPRRLVFLLSRYKFVAKMLTGQKRVVEVGCADAFGTRLVVQAGCTVTATDFDPLFLDDAKKRMAADGWACDTLVHDILSGPIAPGGFDAAYSLDVFEHIVPEQEDVYVGNIAKSLSADGVAIIGSPSLQSQAYASPPSKEGHVNCKDGNEYRQVMLRHFKNVFLFSMNDEVVHTGYHPMAHYLLAMCVGPR encoded by the coding sequence ATGGGAACCGGCAACGGCACCGCCCTGAAGAGCCGCGAGACGCAGTACCAGTTCGAGGTGGACCTGGCGCTGCGCGACGGCTTCTCGCGGTTCGGCATCATGTCCAACCAGACGTGGAAGGACGACCCGCGCCGGCTCGTCTTCCTGCTGTCGCGGTACAAGTTCGTGGCCAAAATGCTGACCGGCCAGAAGCGCGTCGTGGAGGTCGGCTGCGCCGACGCCTTCGGCACCCGGCTGGTCGTGCAGGCCGGCTGCACCGTGACCGCGACCGACTTCGACCCGCTGTTCCTGGACGACGCCAAGAAGCGGATGGCCGCCGACGGATGGGCGTGCGACACGCTCGTTCACGACATCCTCTCCGGGCCGATCGCGCCGGGCGGGTTCGACGCCGCGTATTCGCTGGACGTGTTCGAGCACATCGTGCCCGAGCAGGAGGACGTGTACGTCGGCAACATCGCCAAGTCGCTGTCCGCAGACGGCGTGGCGATCATCGGCTCGCCGTCGCTGCAGTCGCAGGCGTACGCCTCGCCGCCGAGCAAGGAGGGGCACGTGAACTGCAAGGACGGGAACGAGTACCGCCAGGTGATGCTGCGGCACTTCAAGAACGTGTTCCTGTTCTCGATGAACGACGAGGTGGTCCACACCGGCTACCACCCGATGGCGCACTACCTGCTGGCGATGTGCGTCGGCCCGCGCTGA
- a CDS encoding 6-pyruvoyl trahydropterin synthase family protein, producing MPTERYKVRVTKDHLVFCCGHFISYEGHRCERLHGHNYRAAVEVEGPLAADFYVFDFVALKARMKEITDDLDHHMLLATRNPVIAVVDTGPTVDVTYKDRRWLFPRGDCKLLPIENTTAELIARHLAERLLESLRDRHGFVPEVLRVEVEENIGQSATYEWVP from the coding sequence ATGCCCACCGAGCGCTACAAGGTCCGCGTCACCAAGGACCACCTGGTCTTCTGCTGCGGCCACTTCATCAGCTACGAGGGGCACCGCTGCGAGCGGCTGCACGGCCACAACTACCGGGCCGCGGTCGAGGTCGAGGGGCCGCTCGCCGCCGACTTCTACGTCTTCGACTTCGTCGCGCTCAAGGCGCGGATGAAGGAGATTACCGACGACCTGGACCACCACATGCTGCTGGCCACCCGCAACCCGGTGATCGCGGTCGTGGACACCGGCCCGACCGTGGACGTGACGTACAAGGACCGCCGCTGGCTGTTCCCGCGCGGCGACTGCAAGCTGCTGCCGATCGAGAACACGACGGCCGAGCTGATCGCCCGACACCTGGCCGAGCGGTTGCTCGAATCACTCCGCGACCGTCACGGCTTCGTGCCGGAGGTTCTGCGGGTCGAGGTGGAGGAGAACATCGGCCAGTCGGCGACCTATGAATGGGTGCCGTGA